The following is a genomic window from Rickettsiales bacterium.
ATTTGTTACACTTAAAAACGGCGTGCTTGATCCTCAAGGTAAGGCGATTTCTGAGAGCTTAAATTCTCTCGGCTACAAATCTGTGAAAGATGTTAGGCAGGGCAAGTTTATTGAAGTTGAGCTTGAAGAAAATGACAAGGAAAAAGCAAAAGATCAGCTTGAAAAAATGTGCAAAGAATTACTAGCAAATACTGTTATTGAAAATTATAAATTTGAAATTGCAGCATAATTTTATGGTCGTTAGTCTTTGGTCGCTTGTATTGATTAACTAATAAAACTAACGACTAACAACCAACTACTTAAAAATATTTTATGAAAGCAGGTGTATTAGTTTTCCCCGGTTCAAATTGCGATAGAGATTTGGTTGTTGCTTTGAAAGCCAGTGGCTTCAAAGTTGAGATGATTTGGCATAAGCAAAATGAACTCCCAAAGCTTGATTTAGTTTGCGTTCCGGGTGGTTTTTCTTATGGTGATTACCTCAGATGTGG
Proteins encoded in this region:
- the purS gene encoding phosphoribosylformylglycinamidine synthase subunit PurS yields the protein MKAKIFVTLKNGVLDPQGKAISESLNSLGYKSVKDVRQGKFIEVELEENDKEKAKDQLEKMCKELLANTVIENYKFEIAA